ATATCTTTGGCACTTTTGTACTCATAACGGTGATCATAATCCACCTCAATGCCATGTTTCCTGAAAAAATCACCAAGAAAAAACTGCTCACTTCGCAATCCCACCAGATTGACATCTCCTCCCGGCTGCATGAATATTCGGTCAAATGCCGTTGCAAGATAGTAGGAGTAAGTAGCATTTTCCACTTGACCGAAAGTTTCAGAGTAAAGATAAGCCGGCTTGCCTGATTCGCGGAAAGATGTCACCGCTTCCCTGATTTCCTCAGCTTGTCCGATATTCATGGTATTTCCGCTAACCCGTACCAGGAGACCGGAAACCCGGTCATCATGTTTTGCCTGTTCCAAACCATCCACAATGGTTTTGATGTCGATTCCCTCTCCGGTTAATGCCCGGCCTACCGGGTCACCCGGTACAGTTTCCATAACGGACTGATCCAGATTCAGTTCGACAATGGTGTTAGAGGGAACATCTTCAGAAAGCGCCTGGAACAACCAGACTAATAAACTGATGAAAATTACAGCAATGACGGCCATCCCAATCCAGGCCATAATTCGGTATATCAGTGTTGGTTTAGATCTCATAATTACATCCGGTTAGAAGTTTTTAGAGTTACCTTCTGAATTCATTATAACTTTTACCGAATTTCAGGGAAAGAGGTTTCAGGATCCGACTAACACTTTGTATCAGGTTCAATTACGTTCGAGAATTGCAAAAAGGCTAGAGTTTAGAATCCTTCACAATGTTAGCATTAAATATTTCCGGAGTCACCTGATGGCAGATACGGATTGAATACCAGCTCTCATATCCACTTCTTCTTCATTACGCAGATTGTGAGCAAATAACTCATTCAGTAAGTTATCCGGACAAAGGGGATTGGCAGAATGATTGCCACCAAAGGTGAGTTGTTTCGTGAGCAATAAGGCAGTAAAGTTCTCTCACTGTTTCGTAATCATCCGCAACAGAAACGAACCTGTCACTGGTATAATTCTACTAGAAGATGCAATTAAGATCGGTGGCGTGTACAGATTGACATCCCAATGCAATACTTACTTACATTGGATGCCGCACACAATCTCAGATGTAAATGACCAGACCACTATTAGAAAAAAAAGGCCTCCACATTTATCATATGAAGACCTTTTTCGTCGGGGCGACAGGATTTGAACCTGCGACCCCTTGCACCCCATGCAAGTGCGCTACCGGACTGCGCCACGCCCCGAACTTTAATCGCCGGTGAATAACACCGGCTCAGATAACCACTTCTTCTGCAACCAAATCTAAAGGTTGTTTTCTGAAGAATTATAAAGATAATAATTTGTGCACTGCTACACAATTCCCGGCATCGCCGGGCACTGCTATTCTTCAACCTGACTGGGATAACAGCCAAGGATTTTGAAATGCGCAGCCTTGTTTTCTATTTCCTTCAGGGCTTTTTTCATACCGGACTCCTCCTTGTTACCCTCGAGATCTACATAAAACAGATACTGCCAGGGTTTGCCGATACGCGGACGTGACTCAAGCTTGGTCATGTTGATTCCGTACCGGTCCAGTACTTTCAGACACTGAAGCAGTGCTCCTTTTTCATGCACCGTGGCAAGCAACAGGGACGTTTTGGTCGGAATCTGCGGATCGCACACCACCGGATCCCGCGAAACAATCACAAAACGGGTATAATTACCAGGCTGGTTGGCCAGGTCCTTTGCAATGATATCCAGGTCATACAGCTCGGCTGCGTAAGTACTTGCTATGGCTGCCTGGGTCGGATCACCGTCTTCCATGACCTTTTGAGCCGCCATTGCCGTATCGGTGTACGGTTCAATACGGCAGTGTGTCATTTCAGCCAGAAAACGGCTGCACTGGGATATGGCCTGGGGATGGGAAAGAATTCGACGGACCGATGAAAGCGGCGCCGGCTCACAAGTCATCAGGCAGTGGTTCACCCTGAGGATCTCTTCTCCGATTATGTGAAGTTCTTTCTCTGCCAGGAGGTCATACGTGTCGTTGATAGAACCTGCCGTGGTATTTTCAATCGGCAGAATTGCAACATCGGTCTCGCCCTCTTCCACGGCAATCGCAGCCTGCTCAAACGTCTTGAAACCCACGCAGCGGACATCGTCATACCGCTCCGAGAAGTGCCGCATTGCTGCCTGGTGACTGTAAGCTCCGCGGGTTCCCTGATAGGACACCGAAATGGTGCGTACATCCAGCTTGTTGTTCTGGTGATCAAGCAGGGAATGGCTTTGGAACCGGACCGACTGATAAATGATCTCCCGGAATAGCTGCTCGGTGAAGTAAGGGTCAATACCCTCCTCAAGCGCCATTTCACGCACTTTCTTCAGCAAAGCATCCTCACGATGTACATCGCGGATGGTGTCATCGTCTTCAATCTTGTTGGCAAACACCTCCCGGACCACACTGTGCCGCTCGGCCAAAGTCCGGATCAGCTGCTTGTCCAGCTGGTCAATTTGTTTGCGATAATCGGAGATATTCTCCTTTTCTTCCGGGTATTTTTTCTTTTCTGACATTCCTACCTGAATTCTGCCACTTTCATGATCTGATATCAACCTTACTGTGTAACCGCCTGCTTCTTTTTCTGCATCCCTGTCTGATATTTTGCAGACACTGTTTGAAACAGCTATGAAAAATACGGAATTATGCCGTCCCAATCATTTCCATTTGATTATGAAAAATGTAACGGAAACCGCACTTTTCTCAATAGTCATAGCGCCACATCATATCCACGCCGCTGCGGTAATCATCCCCGGCCGTAATCACCAGCTCCAGATTTCTGGTGATCAGGTATTCAATGAGCACCTGCCGGCCGGCATCTGTCCCTCCAAGCTCCTGCAAAAATGCAATAAATATGCGATCGGATATAAATTTCCCCGCCTTGATTGTGGTCCCGCCACCGCCACGCCGGCTATTCTCTATTTCTATAACATCGATTCCGAGCCGATCCGCAGCAAGGGTCTCAATGCGATCCAGCAAGACATCGACGGCAATATTTGTCGCCAGGCTGCCATCCGACCGGCCCGATACCGTCTGTTCCCATCCAGCCAGGGCATGAAACGGCCTGCCGAACAGCGTATAACTGATGATATCCTGAAGCTCCATTTCAGGCTCGCTTTCGTATTCGAACTCCGGGTCAGACAGCGTCCCGGTGATTACATAATAAATGTTGATTTCCTCATACTGCTGTCGCGGCTGATAAAGAGTGCGGATATCAAGCGCCGGATTGGCCGGATCCCCGCTGAATGTGACATCCCCGCGTTCCAGTCGAAACCGTTTGTTGAAAGTGGTTACATGGCCCGAACTGATCCCCATGTCCCCAAAAAGCTGAACCTCGTCAAACGGTGCTTTGACAAGATCCACTTCACCACGCAATGCAAGATTCAGTTCCGGATCCCGGCGCGTCCGGACAAAGGCATTGCGATCTACACTAAAGTTGACCTCCATGGCCAGTCGTTCAAAAAAATCCGGTCCCTCGGGAATATCACGATCTTCTTCATCGAGTATTACCTCCTCGATCTCCCGCTCGCCGAAATCATCCAGGTAAAGGGTTCCGCGCTCCCAGCGCACATCACCGGCAAGACGGGGCTCTTGAAGGGATCCGTCAAGGCGCAGATCGAGTCCTGTAAATATCTCAATATCCCGCGTATTGAATACGCGGAAATTTGTGGCGTTGAAACGCAGATCCAGATCCTGCGGGACCAATCCGTCCATGTCAATATGCCCACGGCCATTGAACGAACCGCTGCTCTGAACAGCCAGACGTTCCAGATTAATCCGGCCCTGCTCAAACAGGGCATCAAGCCGGATTCGTCGAAAGGTAACTTCATTCGGAACCACACGGATCTGTCCCGCAGAAAGATTCAGGCTGCCATCCATTTCAGGTGCGTCAAAAACGCCGGCAATTCTGATGTCCGCATCAAGCCGGCCCTCAAGATTCCGCAGTTGATCCCGCTCCAGAAAATCGTTGAATGCCGCCAGATTAAATTCACTGGTGTAAATGGATATATCGAGCGGGTCATCGCTTTTTGGACCGTCAAATTCGAGAGTTCTGAAGTCCAGGTGAAGGGGGACGCGGCCGCTGATATCGGCGGCTTTTTGTCCGAGAGAGTGTACCCGGGATATCAGTTCGAGGTTCTGATGGGCGTGATCATAATCCCAGGACAAAAGCAAGGTGTCCACAGCCACACCGGACAGCGCTCCTTCACTGAGTTGCAGTTCGCCATACATTTCGGGGCTTCCTGCTGATCCGGACAGTGTGGTCTGCAGTGAGAAATCGCCTCTCATGCCATCAAGGCCAAGACCAGAGAGCATTTCCTCAAACTGCATCAAATCGAGAGGATCGACCCGCAGGTATCCGCTGATTTCTTCCTCAAAAAATGCATCGCCAAGCTGATCGGGATCGCGGGGTTCGAATGGCAGGTTAAATTCAGACCGCATCAGATTCTGCCCCGCGTGCCATACCGATGCATCCGTAGCCAGTCGCTGATTGGCAATGTTCAGGGCAAATCTCATTGAATCAAGTTCGATGTGATCCCGCTTGAATGAGGTCACATCGGCATAGGCATCGGCTTCAAGCTGATCTTCGCCGAAAAGAAACTCAATGCGCCCGGTGAACAGGGCTTCAAACAGCGGATCGTTAAGGAAGACATACTGAATCTGTCCGAGATCCACACTGTCGGCGGCAAAAAAGCCACTCCAGGGCTCATCAGGCTTCTTGTCGAGTGCCATAGATAGTTCAGATTCCCGATCAGACACCAGGCTGATAGTCTCAACCTGAACCCGTTCATCGGCGAACACCACATTGAAAGGCTGTTGAAGCCGGTAAATTCCTGCAGGATCAACAAACTGCATTTCGCGCGTATGTATCAAGACCGAATCTGCCACCAGGTAATCCGCCCGTTTGCTGAATCCGCTTTCATTTTCAACATTGAATTCGAAATTATAGGATCCTGAAACGGCCTGTTCGCCGACATTACCCTCAGTGACAACCGAAATATCGCGTATCGACCGATCGCCAATGGAAGGAGAACGAATCACAAGATCGGCATTGTAGGAAGTTTCTCTGGCAATATCTGCTTTGGCATCACCCTCCATGCGCTCCACCCGGATGGTATCATATTGCAGGCTGTGCAGATCCAGCTTCGACGAAAGCTCCAGATTGCCAAGCGTATCGGCTTGAATATTGCCGCTCATGTTACCCATAGCCTGCAGACTGTCAACTCCTGCGAGCCCGGCAAATCCCCGAAGATCAAGGAGTTCAAGGTCAAAATCGAGCCGGTTTTCCACATCTCTGAAATTAAAGAGATTTTGCCGCATTGTCAGTTCTGCTACGGCAGGGGCACTTTTTAAAAACGCATGGTTGACATATGCAATGCCATTTTCAAGCAGCATATCGACCTTTATGGAATCAATGGACTGCCGGTTAATTTCGGATTCACGAAGCAGAACATCGGCATTGAGCACCATGGTTTCGGGATCGAAACCTTCTCCATTCGCAGAAACCACCCCGTTCAGATGCGTCGGCAGCATTTCGAGCCCCGGAAAAGCGCTGGCATCGAGATTCCGGAAACCGGCTTCCGCTGAATATTGCGGGATATCGCGCTGCCACAGCAAGTTGGCAGACAGGTCGATTTCTGCACCGGCCGTTTTTGTGAGCGCAATCACATCGAGGGT
The nucleotide sequence above comes from Natronogracilivirga saccharolytica. Encoded proteins:
- a CDS encoding translocation/assembly module TamB domain-containing protein, which translates into the protein MTESKETHSAKKRRKWPWITLLVVLILLGGLRLALRSDLLLDYLRNEIEERASETLDAELRIGRLEGDLWSHLNILQVSLHEPGEGGPESGVAAIDSIHISWSLADVIFRRPLEVRKVHIHGVQADLRQDEYGNWNILALLPEADEAAPDEPDDDAFEFILSDVRLTASEIAIDARAVLPDEPVSIRDLQLVSSLGRDERGFFVDIGKLDLSLHESRMEEPVKLRSKASWDGRRITLDRLLVTSAYTLLETSGTYDTITSSVDLETLLDPLSWQEAESYFDAYPIRQDLDIRVRLGGSRQDLQAGITIHAPGLEDLQIDTRWSVLQEPVLTGVSMSSGRVDAATLTGDDTLDAAIGGMSLHLEGSVPVPEWDRVSVTGNLNVQDIAFDGHGLSGLEMGFNAGEGVLETDLALYKSGESFAANLQANRWWDEEISWKVSWRGEALDPAHWSGMDRLAGVISLEGWASGNGLQPGEEPWMAGLTISQLELLDMPELTTEITAEVTADTLDVIALTKTAGAEIDLSANLLWQRDIPQYSAEAGFRNLDASAFPGLEMLPTHLNGVVSANGEGFDPETMVLNADVLLRESEINRQSIDSIKVDMLLENGIAYVNHAFLKSAPAVAELTMRQNLFNFRDVENRLDFDLELLDLRGFAGLAGVDSLQAMGNMSGNIQADTLGNLELSSKLDLHSLQYDTIRVERMEGDAKADIARETSYNADLVIRSPSIGDRSIRDISVVTEGNVGEQAVSGSYNFEFNVENESGFSKRADYLVADSVLIHTREMQFVDPAGIYRLQQPFNVVFADERVQVETISLVSDRESELSMALDKKPDEPWSGFFAADSVDLGQIQYVFLNDPLFEALFTGRIEFLFGEDQLEADAYADVTSFKRDHIELDSMRFALNIANQRLATDASVWHAGQNLMRSEFNLPFEPRDPDQLGDAFFEEEISGYLRVDPLDLMQFEEMLSGLGLDGMRGDFSLQTTLSGSAGSPEMYGELQLSEGALSGVAVDTLLLSWDYDHAHQNLELISRVHSLGQKAADISGRVPLHLDFRTLEFDGPKSDDPLDISIYTSEFNLAAFNDFLERDQLRNLEGRLDADIRIAGVFDAPEMDGSLNLSAGQIRVVPNEVTFRRIRLDALFEQGRINLERLAVQSSGSFNGRGHIDMDGLVPQDLDLRFNATNFRVFNTRDIEIFTGLDLRLDGSLQEPRLAGDVRWERGTLYLDDFGEREIEEVILDEEDRDIPEGPDFFERLAMEVNFSVDRNAFVRTRRDPELNLALRGEVDLVKAPFDEVQLFGDMGISSGHVTTFNKRFRLERGDVTFSGDPANPALDIRTLYQPRQQYEEINIYYVITGTLSDPEFEYESEPEMELQDIISYTLFGRPFHALAGWEQTVSGRSDGSLATNIAVDVLLDRIETLAADRLGIDVIEIENSRRGGGGTTIKAGKFISDRIFIAFLQELGGTDAGRQVLIEYLITRNLELVITAGDDYRSGVDMMWRYDY
- the pheA gene encoding prephenate dehydratase; this encodes MSEKKKYPEEKENISDYRKQIDQLDKQLIRTLAERHSVVREVFANKIEDDDTIRDVHREDALLKKVREMALEEGIDPYFTEQLFREIIYQSVRFQSHSLLDHQNNKLDVRTISVSYQGTRGAYSHQAAMRHFSERYDDVRCVGFKTFEQAAIAVEEGETDVAILPIENTTAGSINDTYDLLAEKELHIIGEEILRVNHCLMTCEPAPLSSVRRILSHPQAISQCSRFLAEMTHCRIEPYTDTAMAAQKVMEDGDPTQAAIASTYAAELYDLDIIAKDLANQPGNYTRFVIVSRDPVVCDPQIPTKTSLLLATVHEKGALLQCLKVLDRYGINMTKLESRPRIGKPWQYLFYVDLEGNKEESGMKKALKEIENKAAHFKILGCYPSQVEE